One window from the genome of Cucumis melo cultivar AY chromosome 10, USDA_Cmelo_AY_1.0, whole genome shotgun sequence encodes:
- the LOC103499109 gene encoding uncharacterized protein LOC103499109 isoform X1, with protein MKRITNTGEAQRGVQDQGMATASFLRNRYWILRHGKSIPNEKGLIVSSIENGILPEYQLDPEGVEQARLAGIQFLKELKENSILLENVRICYSPFSRTIHTAKVAASVLNLPFEDPQCKMIENLRERYFGPSFELSSHEKYEDIWALDEEDPFKRPEGGESVEDVASRLAQAILEIESLFQGCAILVVSHGDPLQIFQAMMGSAAKQDGSTSSNDLSSIFQALITKPVLSNHRQFALLTGELRPLP; from the exons ATGAAAAGGATTACAAATACCGGAGAAGCACAGAGGGGAGTTCAGGATCAGGGAATGGCAACGGCGTCGTTTCTGCGCAACCGATACTGGATTCTCAGGCATGGCAAGAGCATCCCAAATGAGAAGGGCCTCATTGTGTCCTCTATA GAAAATGGTATCCTTCCGGAGTATCAACTTGACCCCGAGGGTGTTGAACAGGCACGGTTGGCTGGAATACAGTTCTTAAAG GAATTGAAGGAAAATTCTATTTTGCTCGAAAATGTTCGGATTTGCTATTCACCATTCTCTAGAACGATTCATACAGCTAAAGTTGCTGCATCTGTACTGAATCTTCCATTTGAAGATCCCCAGTGTAAG ATGATAGAGAATCTGAGGGAACGCTACTTTGGTCCTTCTTTTGAGCTCTCCTCTCATGAGAAA TATGAAGATATCTGGGCTCTTGATGAGGAAGATCCATTCAAGCGGCCTGAAGGTGGAGAAAGCGTTGAAGATGTTGCTTCAAGGCTTGCCCAAGCAATTCTTGAAATTGAGTCACTATTTCAAGG GTGTGCAATCTTAGTGGTAAGCCATGGGGATCCCCTACAAATTTTTCAGGCAATGATGGGATCGGCCGCCAAGCAAGATGGATCAACTTCTTCTAATGATTTGTCGTCAATATTCCAAGCCCTCATTACCAAACCAGTTCTCTCCAACCACCGACAATTTGCACTCCTCACCGGAGAACTTCGACCTCTCCCTTGA
- the LOC103499109 gene encoding uncharacterized protein LOC103499109 isoform X2, translating to MKRITNTGEAQRGVQDQGMATASFLRNRYWILRHGKSIPNEKGLIVSSIENGILPEYQLDPEGVEQARLAGIQFLKELKENSILLENVRICYSPFSRTIHTAKVAASVLNLPFEDPQCKMIENLRERYFGPSFELSSHEKYEDIWALDEEDPFKRPEGGESVEDVASRLAQAILEIESLFQGGKPWGSPTNFSGNDGIGRQARWINFF from the exons ATGAAAAGGATTACAAATACCGGAGAAGCACAGAGGGGAGTTCAGGATCAGGGAATGGCAACGGCGTCGTTTCTGCGCAACCGATACTGGATTCTCAGGCATGGCAAGAGCATCCCAAATGAGAAGGGCCTCATTGTGTCCTCTATA GAAAATGGTATCCTTCCGGAGTATCAACTTGACCCCGAGGGTGTTGAACAGGCACGGTTGGCTGGAATACAGTTCTTAAAG GAATTGAAGGAAAATTCTATTTTGCTCGAAAATGTTCGGATTTGCTATTCACCATTCTCTAGAACGATTCATACAGCTAAAGTTGCTGCATCTGTACTGAATCTTCCATTTGAAGATCCCCAGTGTAAG ATGATAGAGAATCTGAGGGAACGCTACTTTGGTCCTTCTTTTGAGCTCTCCTCTCATGAGAAA TATGAAGATATCTGGGCTCTTGATGAGGAAGATCCATTCAAGCGGCCTGAAGGTGGAGAAAGCGTTGAAGATGTTGCTTCAAGGCTTGCCCAAGCAATTCTTGAAATTGAGTCACTATTTCAAGG TGGTAAGCCATGGGGATCCCCTACAAATTTTTCAGGCAATGATGGGATCGGCCGCCAAGCAAGATGGATCAACTTCTTCTAA
- the LOC103499110 gene encoding SEC1 family transport protein SLY1: MALNLRQKQTECIIRMLNLNQPVNSTSAGNEEEVYKILIFDRFCQNILSPLIHVKDLRKHGITLYFLIDKDRKPVHDVPAVYFVQPTKINIDRIVADASRFLYDSFYINFSSSIPRPLLEDLASGTLNSDSVQRISKVHDQYLEFVTLEDNLFSLAQKSIYLQLNDPSAGDREIEEIIERIVSGLFSVLATLAVVPVIRCQRGGPAEMVASALDQRLRDHLLSKNNLFTEGGGFASSFQRPILCLFDRNFELSVGIQHDFRYRPLVHDVLGLKLNRLNVQGEKGGMKSYELDSSDPFWVANGSLEFPEVAVEIETQLNKYKKDVDEVNRRTGGTDGAEFDGTDLIGNTKHLMNAVNSLPELTERKQVIDKHTNIATVLLGAIKDRSLDSYAKKENDMMVRGGIDRNELLSVLKGKGTKTDKLRFAVIYLISSETLNPSEVEAVEAALRESEVDTSAFQYVKKIKSLNASFSSANSASRSNLVDWAEKLYGQSISAVTAGVKNLLSSDRQLALTRTVEGLMDGRPNPEIDTFLTFDPRAPKSSSGTSSSHLKGPFKEAIVFMIGGGNYVEYGSLQELSMNQQPVKHIIYGSTEILTGVEFVEQLSLLGQKMGFGNVAAPPPPPGR; the protein is encoded by the exons ATGGCTTTGAACCTTCGCCAGAAGCAAACAG AATGTATAATTCGAATGTTGAATTTGAACCAGCCGGTGAACTCAACTTCGGCCGGGAACGAAGAAGAGGTTTACAAGATCTTGATCTTCGACAGATTTTGCCAGAACATACTGTCCCCTTTAATTCACGTCAAGGATCTTCGCAAACATGGGATCACTCTTTATTTTCTCATCGACAAGGATCGAAAACCTGTTCACGATGTGCCCGCCGTCTATTTCGTCCAACCGACTAAGATCAACATAGATAGAATTGTTGCTGATGCTTCTCGTTTTCTCTACGATAGCTTTTACATAAACTTCTCTTCTTCTATTCCTCGTCCTCTTCTTGAGGATCTCGCATCTGGGACGCTGAATTCGGATTCGGTACAACGAATCTCGAAGGTTCATGACCAGTATTTGGAGTTTGTTACGTTGGAAGATAACTTGTTTTCGTTAGCACAGAAGAGTATATATCTCCAATTGAACGATCCCTCTGCTGGAGATCGTGAAATCGAGGAGATTATTGAGAGAATCGTGAGTGGGTTGTTTAGTGTTTTGGCTACGCTTGCTGTAGTGCCTGTCATTCGATGCCAGCGAGGAGGACCGGCGGAAATGGTTGCCTCGGCATTGGATCAGAGGTTGAGAGATCATTTGTTGTCGAAGAACAATTTATTTACAGAGGGTGGAGGATTTGCTAGCTCCTTCCAGCGTCCGATTTTGTGTCTGTTTGATCGAAATTTTGAGTTATCTGTAGGAATACAGCATGATTTTAGGTATAGACCTTTAGTTCATGATGTTCTAGGATTGAAGTTGAATAGATTGAATGTGCAGGGTGAAAAGGGTGGGATGAAATCATATGAATTAGATAGTTCAGACCCATTTTGGGTGGCAAATGGATCTTTGGAGTTTCCAGAAGTTGCAGTGGAGATTGAGACTCAGTTGAATAAGTATAAAAAGGATGTTGATGAGGTGAATAGAAGAACTGGTGGTACTGATGGAGCTGAGTTTGATGGAACAGATTTGATTGGGAACACAAAGCATTTGATGAATGCAGTGAACTCATTGCCAGAATTGACTGAAAGGAAGCAAGTTATTGATAAGCATACAAACATTGCTACAGTATTATTAGGTGCGATCAAGGACAGGTCACTTGATTCATATGCTAAAAAGGAGAATGACATGATGGTCAGAGGAGGGATCGATAGAAATGAACTCTTGAGTGTACTCAAAGGGAAGGGTACTAAAACGGATAAGCTCCGATTTGCTGTTATATATCTCATCTCTTCTGAAACTTTAAATCCATCTGAAGTTGAAGCTGTGGAAGCTGCTCTGAGGGAATCGGAGGTTGATACCAGTGCATTTCAATATGTCAAGAAAATCAAGTCTTTGAATGCCTCATTCTCATCAGCAAATTCAGCTAGCAGAAGCAACCTTGTGGATTGGGCTGAAAAACTATATGGACAGTCAATAAGTGCAGTGACTGCTGGTGTTAAAAATCTTTTATCTAGTGATAGGCAGCTTGCACTGACTAGGACGGTTGAGGGGCTGATGGATGGAAGACCGAACCCTGAAATTGATACTTTCCTCACATTTGACCCACGTGCTCCAAAGTCGAGTTCTGGAACAAGTAGTAGCCATTTGAAAGGACCATTTAAGGAAGCCATTGTTTTCATGATTGGAGGGGGTAACTATGTCGAGTACGGGAGCTTGCAAGAACTGTCAATGAATCAGCAGCCAGTCAAGCATATAATATACGGTAGCACCGAAATTCTCACCGGAGTTGAGTTTGTGGAGCAGCTTTCGCTTTTGGGGCAGAAGATGGGATTTGGCAATGTGGctgctcctcctcctcctccagGTCGTTAA